A portion of the Podospora pseudoanserina strain CBS 124.78 chromosome 2, whole genome shotgun sequence genome contains these proteins:
- the HGT20 gene encoding Bifunctional purine biosynthesis protein PurH (COG:G; EggNog:ENOG503NWPR), with protein MASALHEVTPFLVILILIATLGPLQFGFHLAELNAPEDVITCQKKSISALQQLASLVITKSSSSDDVVDCIPMSRSDFAAISAVFTVGGLLGALTSGPFTSARGRKLPMQLTAAFYLLGSIVETSAGSVPIMIIGRFLTGVGAGASTVIVPLYISEVAPPTQRGFFGAFTQISINVGILFTQTLGFFLSYGSAWRWIMGTGVIIALAQGLGLALLPESPAWTASAKGDVTHARRVLQRIRGRVSNIDEEVESWGQGASKPTSEEEALLVSNESTSADASGLLTPSAGVQHSPRVHLGFLQVLRDPFTRPAIIAVVGIMFAQQLCGINSIIMYSVSLLKDLLPISSALLTIVISIINLGVTMAASPLPDRFGRKTCLLTSIMGQGTSSLALALAIHFDVKILSAIAVLFFVAFFAVGLGPVPFIMASELVGPEAVGATQSWALGASYVATFLVAYLFPIVNAALNDAFGGAGWVYFIFAGFALLWAAFVSGRVPETRGRKDADEVWGRTRRVD; from the exons ATGGCGTCCGCTCTCCACGAAGTCACGCCGTTCTTGGTGATACTGATACTGATTGCTACCCTTGGGCCCCTCCAGTTTGGCTTTCACTTG GCTGAGCTCAACGCACCTGAAGATGTTATCACCtgccaaaagaaaagcatTTCGGCGCTTCAGCAGCTGGCCTCCCTTGTTATTACCAAGAGTAGCTCATCCGACGATGTTGTGGACTGTATTCCCATGAGCCGTTCCGACTTTGCCGCCATCTCGGCCGTCTTCACCGTCGGCGGCCTTCTCGGCGCCCTCACATCCGGCCCTTTTACGTCGGCACGCGGGCGCAAGCTCCCCATGCAATTGACGGCCGCCTTTTACTTGCTTGGATCCATCGTCGAAACCTCTGCAGGCTCTGTTCCCATCATGATCATTGGTCGTTTTCTCACGGGTGTTGGGGCCGGTGCCAGCACTGTCATCGTTCCCTTGTACATCAGTGAAgtggcaccaccaacacagaGAGGTTTCTTTGGCGCCTTCACCCAAATCAGCATCAACGTCGGTATTTTGTTCACTCAAACTCTGGGCTTCTTCCTGAGTTATGGAAGTGCTTGGCGATGGATTATGGGCACCGGCGTTATCATTGCTCTTGCTCAAGGTCTTGGTTTGGCTCTTCTCCCCGAAAGCCCAGCTTGGACTGCTAGTGCCAAGGGCGACGTCACCCACGCTCGGCGTGTTCTGCAGCGCATTCGCGGCAGGGTTAGCAACATTGATGAGGAAGTGGAAAGTTGGGGCCAAGGGGCCAGCAAGCCAACtagtgaggaggaagcgctGCTTGTCAGCAATGAAAGCACCTCGGCAGACGCCTCTGGACTCTTGACGCCATCAGCTGGTGTCCAGCACTCCCCTCGGGTACATCTTGGGTTTCTACAAGTCCTTCGTGATCCCTTCACCAGGCCCGCCATCATTGCGGTTGTAGGTATCATGTTCGCCCAGCAACTGTGCGGCATCAATTCCATCATCATGTACTCCGTTTCGCTGCTCAAGGAccttctccccatcagcTCCGCTTTGCTCACCatcgtcatctccatcatcaacctcggcgTTACTATGgctgcttctcctcttcccgaTCGTTTTGGACGCAAGACCTGCCTGCTGACTTCCATTATGGGACAAGGTACTAGCTCTTTAGCCCTGGCTCTTGCGATCCATTTCGACGTCAAGATCTTGTCTGCCATTGCCGTCTTATTTTTTGTGGCCTTCTTCGCTGTCGGCCTAGGCCCAGTCCCGTTCATCATGGCCTCTGAGCTCGTGGGCCCGGAGGCTGTGGGGGCGACGCAAAGCTGGGCTCTGGGTGCAAGCTACGTGGCTACCTTCCTCGTGGCGTACTTGTTCCCCATTGTCAACGCTGCGTTGAACGATGCgtttggtggtgccggttgGGTGTACTTTATCTTTGCAGGATTTGCCCTTCTATGGGCCGCATTTGTGAGCGGCCGTGTTCCCGAAACTCGCGGGCGGAAGGATGCAGACGAAGTCTGGGGCCGTACGAGAAGGGTCGACTGA
- a CDS encoding hypothetical protein (EggNog:ENOG503P5EQ) translates to MATLRSILACLSFRRNRANRAGYTELLYDSLDSHGQIDNEKFGLYSDSPPGNNHAEGQYRSAPLMAYTSSADDDEEQLVAIAKKIVNLMHKAEFNDDSLQIAITDVVGERRWNRKLIEECLDNVVELVEQGRQNMGDAMTEALDKVTDVADEEFAFPRRHPESVDGFIAIVSVGLLAEMQGAWARRGSVADWWMREYKAYIPEGRVETFFTRLDMVDPAE, encoded by the exons ATGGCAACCCTCCGCTCCATCCTCGCCTGCCTCTCCTTCCGCCGCAACCGCGCCAACCGGGCCGGCTACACCGAGCTCCTCTACGACTCCCTCGACTCTCACGGTCAGATTGACAACGAAAAGTTCGGCCTCTATTCCGACTCCCCACCCGGCAATAACCATGCAGAAGGGCAGTACCGATCCGCCCCCTTGATGGCCTACACTTCATctgccgacgacgacgaggagcagCTCGTGGCCATTGCCAAAAAGATCGTAAACTTGATGCACAAAGCCGAGTTCAACGACGACTCCCTTCAGATCGCCATCACAGATGTCGTCGGcgagaggaggtggaacCGCAAGCTGATCGAGGAGTGTCTGGACAATGTTGTCGAGTTGGTCGAGCAGGGGAGGCAGAACATGGGGGATGCCATGACCGAGGCGCTGGACAAGGTGACGGACGTTGCGGATGAGGAGTTTGCGTTTCCGAGACGGCACCCGGAGAGCGTGGACGGGTTTATTGCGATTGTCTCGGTTGGACTTCTGGCTGAGATGCAGGGCGCTTGG gcgaggagggggagtgtaGCTGACTGGTGGATGAGGGAGTACAAGGCGTATATCCCCGAGGGCAGGGTTGAGACCTTCTTTACAAGGCTGGATATGGTGGATCCTGCTGAATAG
- a CDS encoding hypothetical protein (EggNog:ENOG503P0U7; COG:K), translating into MSATLDEGAQPVTIPDSQKVEKKHKRSKSEKKRSRDEDDAAVVEETPRKSKKTKNGDLELPVRIGSQAAADEPSKKKKKKKDQLGNGEAQTDEVVVDEEKSSRKKSSKSKKEPKEEPEDAMQIDTPEKSKSEKKRKEKKSKKDNLETEANVDGQEKKKKKSKDKTGTETETPTQASHEVATELPSSDSEYPFFTQTVSLYVPFYPIGFDKPLTNVAAQHLDPLLNHYSPLLRGVLLSYSNLNLSERPAKASITNPPTDETPAWLHSVDEYAVGFGWLTFDAQLFVPSRGKWMEGVVQLQSEGHIGVVCWNKFNASIEAKRLPQGWKWVDISKDDPFARSNSSQPETDENGEEKEGQQQEEEDILDGEELQVVEQMHTTGYWVNEKGRKVGGKLRFRIMNFDVGQAGDYGYLSIEGTCLELDEERALAKEEREYEKRRRNNQNPSGLLKPLSRRVPEFSMTKFGKDDEEEDGTKKTVLYKASRPGTPDD; encoded by the coding sequence ATGTCTGCCACTCTTGATGAGGGCGCCCAGCCCGTAACAATCCCAGACAGCCAAAAAGTCGAAAAGAAGCACAAAAGGTCCAAGTCGGAAAAGAAACGCTCGagagacgaggacgacgccGCCGTTGTGGAAGAAACCCCCCGCAAATccaaaaagaccaaaaaTGGAGATCTCGAGTTGCCCGTGAGGATAGGGTCGCAAGCTGCGGCGGATGAACCctcgaaaaagaagaagaagaagaaggatcaACTTGGAAATGGCGAGGCGCAAACTGACGAGGTAGTGGTCGACGAGGAAAAGTCGTCCCGCAAGAAGTCGAGCAAGTCCAAGAAGGAGCCCAAGGAAGAGCCTGAAGATGCCATGCAGATCGACACTCCAGAGAAGTCCAAATCGGAAAAGAAGCGCAAGGAGAAGAAATCGAAAAAGGACAACCTAGAAACAGAAGCAAACGTTGACgggcaggaaaagaagaagaaaaagagcaaGGACAAGACCGGGACTGAGACTGAGACACCGACCCAGGCTTCACACGAGGTTGCCACCGAACTCCCAAGCAGCGACTCTGAATATCCATTCTTCACCCAAACCGTTTCCCTCTACGTGCCCTTCTACCCTATTGGCTTCGACAAGCCCCTCACCAACGTTGCTGCGCAGCATCTCGACCCCCTCTTGAATCACTACTCGCCACTTTTGCGCggcgtcctcctcagctACTCTaatctcaacctctccgaGCGCCCCGCCAAGGCGAgtatcaccaacccacccaccgaCGAGACTCCCGCTTGGCTGCACTCAGTCGACGAGTATGCCGTAGGCTTCGGCTGGCTCACTTTTGACGCCCAGCTGTTCGTGCCATCGCGAGGCAAGTGGATGGAGGGTGTGGTGCAGCTCCAGAGCGAAGGCCACATTGGCGTGGTGTGCTGGAACAAGTTCAACGCAAGCATCGAAGCAAAGCGTCTCCCGCAAGGCTGGAAATGGGTTGACATCTCCAAGGACGATCCGTTTGCCAGGTCGAACAGCAGCCAACCAGAGACGGACGAGAATGGCGAGGAGAAAGAAGGTCAacagcaagaggaggaggatatcctagatggggaggagctgcaggTGGTTGAGCAGATGCACACAACAGGTTACTGGGTCAATGAGAAGGGCCGCAAAGTCGGAGGCAAGCTCCGCTTCCGCATCATGAACTTTGACGTCGGCCAGGCGGGAGACTATGGGTATCTCAGCATTGAGGGCACATGTCTGGAACTGGACGAGGAGCGCGCTTTGGCAAAGGAGGAGCGCGAGTACGAGAAGAGGCGGCGGAACAATCAAAACCCGAGCGGGCTCCTCAAGCCGCTATCAAGGCGGGTGCCCGAGTTCAGCATGACCAAGTTTGGcaaggacgacgaggaggaagatggcacCAAAAAGACTGTCTTGTACAAGGCCAGTCGCCCAGGAACGCCCGATGATTAG
- a CDS encoding hypothetical protein (BUSCO:EOG09263VOP; COG:J; EggNog:ENOG503NXXF): protein MKPRQMSSWTRTRPYSPFNMSSQDPQVTRFCWQCLQLDAAPEYPDGEVLCFDAVQEEIYKKLFGHDVAFPLPPRYGLKVLKELTSRIERSIVDWEEHGISDNLMTTMSELLSVPLPSEVVAAQQKCHVAYYLSLLQEPSDAAVVLLESRSIISGSGTTGLRTWEAALHMGQYLCANPTLVKGKRLLELGTGTGYVAILCAKYLGAEHVIASDGSEDVVNNLPDNLFINGLQGTDRVSVSELRWGHALLGTEEEEWNGGREVDVVLGADITYDASVIPALVATLQNLVAISPGAVILIAATERNRATFESFLEACQKRGFHVHYELFPVLPRPEQRGPFYNDATPIHICQLTVA, encoded by the exons ATGAAACCACGACAGATGTCGAGCTGGACTCGAACAAGACCGTACTCACCCTTCAACATGAGCAGCCAAGACCCACAAGTAACCCGATTCTGTTGGCAGTGCCTGCAGTTGGATGCCGCACCAGAATATCCAGACGGTGAGGTCCTTTGCTTCGATGCGGTCCAAGAGGAAATCTACAAGAAGCTGTTTGGCCATGATGTCGCATTCCCGCTTCCTCCCCGCTATGGGCTAAAAGTGCTCAAGGAGTTGACGTCGAGAATCGAACGCTCTATCGTGGACTGGGAGGAGCAT GGAATATCAGATAATCTCATGACCACCATGTCTGAGTTGTTATCTGTTCCATTGCCTTcagaggtggtggctgcCCAGCAAAAGTGCCATGTGGCATACTACCTTTCCCTGCTCCAGGAACCCAGTGATGCAGCTGTGGTCTTGCTGGAATCTCGTTCCATTATCTCGGGTTCGGGGACAACAGGCCTACGAACATGGGAGGCAGCATTGCACATGGGCCAGTATCTCTGCGCCAACCCAACACTTGTCAAGGGGAAGCGTCTGCTAGAGCTCGGAACTGGAACAGGATACGTTGCCATCTTGTGTGCCAAATATCTCGGCGCAGAACATGTCATTGCCTCGGACGGTTCTGAAGATGTGGTGAATAACCTCCCAGACAACCTTTTCATCAACGGTCTTCAGGGCACAGACAGGGTGTCTGTCTCTGAGCTCAGATGGGGCCATGCTTTGCTGGGcaccgaagaggaggaatggAACGGTGGAAGAGAGGTTGACGTCGTGCTGGGAGCTGACATCACGTACGACGCGAGTGTAATTCCCGCGCTGGTGGCAACGCTGCAGAACCTCGTTGCTATATCGCCTGGCGCGGTCATTCTGATTGCGGCAACAGAGCGGAACAGAGCGACATTCGAGAGCTTCTTGGAGGCCTGTCAGAAGCGCGGGTTCCATGTCCATTATGAACTGTTTCCAGTGCTGCCTAGGCCGGAACAGAGAGGGCCATTTTATAATGACGCCACCCCTATACACATTTGCCAATTGACGGTTGCATGA
- the cyp6 gene encoding Peptidyl-prolyl cis-trans isomerase-like 4 (EggNog:ENOG503NW66; COG:A) — protein sequence MSVILETTAGDIVIDLLVDFAPKMCENFLKLCKIKYYNFSPIHSIQKSFSCQTGDPLGPLSPNSDGGSSIWGLLEGRDKTFPALFHPKLKHRERGTVSMATAPHPSDPETRLAGSQFLITLGEDGIDFLDDKAAIFGKVAEGFDVLEKINEAIVDERGNPLVDIRIKHTIVLEDPYPDPAGLREPSASPPPTKAQLATVRIAEGEELVDVEKDEEAAAEAETRKREREAAAQALTLEMLGDLPFAEVKPPENVLFVCKLNPVTTDEDLELIFSRFGKILSCEVIRDQKTGDSLQYAFIEFEDKKSCEEAYYKMDSVLIDDRRIHVDFSQSVSRLSEVWRNDTNTKRKTAAARKGKGGWGGVQELEKWRKYRNEDVERDDEDDHYRMVHGVEDMQHGRRDTGVSHSSSSNNNNENNNNRKPYDRRAGESRSSGPSGSGGYEDSRREAAAHRRGRESPDRLTDTRSSSGNNNRPEHRRGHTERRSRSPRQDHGYHRHSYRDNNRHDRPGDPGQSSSRGREDRDWARRDRRDQDRDRRDRSRYRDRDRGRDRYRGRGGGDEYSGR from the exons ATGTCGGTCATTCTCGAGACAACGGCAGGTGACATTGTCATTGACCTGCTGGTCGATTTCGCCCCCAAGATGTGCGAAAA CTTTCTCAAGCTATGCAAGATCAAATACTACAACTTCTCTCCGATCCACTCTATTCAAAAGTCCTTTTCCTGTCAAACCGGCGACCCTCTCGGGCCTCTGTCCCCCAATTCCGACGGCGGAAGTTCCATCTGGGGCTTACTCGAAGGCAGGGACAAGACATTTCCTGCCTTGTTCCATCCCAAATTGAAACACCGCGAACGAGGCACTGTCAGCATGGCTACTGCCCCCCACCCGTCTGACCCAGAGACACGACTGGCTGGCTCTCAATTTCTGATCACACTGGGAGAGGACGGGATAGACTTTCTAGACGACAAAGCCGCCATATTTGGGAAAGTCGCCGAGGGCTTTGACGTTCTGGAGAAGATCAACGAGGCAATTGTGGATGAACGAGGGAACCCGCTGGTGGACATCAGAATCAAGCATACCATTGTGTTGGAGGATCCCTACCCTGACCCCGCTGGCCTGCGGGAGCCGAGtgcttcacctccaccgaCCAAGGCACAGCTCGCTACCGTCAGGATTgcggagggagaagagctggttgatgtcgaaaaggacgaagaagccgCCGCTGAGGCGGAAacgagaaagagagagagagaagcagCCGCCCAGGCGTTGACGTTGGAGATGCTGGGCGATCTCCCATTTGCCGAAGTCAAGCCACCAGAAAATGTCCTGTTTGTTTGCAAGCTCAACCCAGTCACAACTGACGAGGACTTGGAGTTGATATTCAGTCGGTTTGGCAAGATTCTGAGTTGCGAGGTGATCAGAGATCAGAAAACCGGCGACAGCTTGCAGTATGCTTTCATTGAGTTTGAAGATAAGAAGAGCTGCGAGGAAGCGTACTACAAGATGGATTCCGTTCTGATTGACGACAGGAGAATTCACGTAGACTTCAGTCAGAGCGTCAGTCGCCTGAGCGAGGTTTGGAGAAACGATACCAACACGAAACGCAAAACTGCTGCTGcaagaaaagggaagggtggctggggtggtgTGCAAGAGCTGGAGAAATGGCGCAAGTACAGGAATGAGGACGTGGAAcgtgacgacgaggacgatcATTACCGGATGGTCcatggggtggaggatatgCAGCATGGCAGGCGCGATACCGGCGTctcccacagcagcagcagcaataaCAACAATGAGAATAATAACAACCGCAAGCCTTACGACAGGAGAGCCGGCGAGAGCCGGTCGAGCGGCCCGAGTGGAAGTGGTGGCTATGAAGATAGCCGAAGAGAAGCTGCGGCACACCGGCGGGGAAGAGAGTCCCCGGACCGGCTGACGGACACGCGCAGCAGTAGCGGCAATAACAACAGGCCAGAGCACAGGCGAGGTCACACGGAGCGACGGAGCCGGAGCCCCAGACAAGACCACGGTTATCACCGTCACAGCTACCGCGACAACAACCGCCATGACAGGCCAGGCGATCCCGGacaatcatcatcaaggggCCGAGAAGATCGGGATTGGGCTCGTAGAGATCGTCGGGACCAAGATCGCGATAGAAGGGATAGGAGCAGATACAGGGACAGGGATAGGGGCCGGGACAGATACCGGggaagaggcggaggagacgagTACAGTGGACGTTGA
- a CDS encoding hypothetical protein (EggNog:ENOG503NZTH; COG:S): MTFTPTRILIFGGTGTIGSYITTSLLRAQPRFPQITLFTSPGTAEKKASQIAKWKSDGLSVIVGDLTSSADVKSAYQSSQADTVISAVGRGGLQHQIELLRLAEESNTVQWFLPSEYGTDIEHNDKSPDEKPHQLKLKVRKYIRAELRRVKVTYVVTGPYFDMWVDTAPGLESAGGFKPEEKKAWIIEDGEGKIGFCTMWDVGKFVVGTLRHPEESFGKALKVQSFIVSPNEVLAEYEKQTGAKWEVTKTPLDDLKSLETDLWAKGNPRATSATLRRIWAEGGTLYEKNDNDVLNVEGLDSLADAVKHALVGGYKANTF; this comes from the exons ATGACTTTCACACCAACCCGAATTTTGATCTTTGGCGGGACCGGCACCATCGGCTCCTACATCACGACGTCCCTGCTCCGTGCCCAGCCCCGGTTCCCTCAAATCAcgctcttcacctcccccggGACCGCCGAAAAGAAGGCATCTCAGATCGCGAAATGGAAGTCGGATGGTCTCTCGGTCATTGTTGGTGACCTAACTTCATCCGCCGACGTCAAGTCCGCATATCAGTCTTCTCAAGCAGACACAGTCATCTCAGCAGTTGGGCGCGGAGGTCTTCAGCACCAGATCGAACTGCTGCGTCTGGCTGAGGAGTCCAACACTGTCCAGTGGTTCTTGCCGAGCGAGTATGGCACTGATATTGAGCACAACGACAAGAGCCCTGATGAGAAGCCCCACCAGTTGAAGCTCAAGGTGCGGAAATACATTAGAGCCGAGCTAAGGAGGGTCAAGGTGACATATGTGGTCACTGGGCCGTATTTCGATATGTGGGTTGACACGGCTCCTGGTCTGGAGTCTGCTGGTGGCTTCAAGcctgaggagaagaaggcgtgGATTattgaggatggagagggcaAAATTGGCTTTTGCACCATGTGGGA TGTGGGCAAGTTCGTTGTTGGAACACTCCGTCATCCCGAGGAGTCTTTTGGGAAGGCCCTCAAGGTCCAAAGCTTCATTGTTTCGCCCAACGAAGTTCTGGCCGAGTATGAGAAGCAGACTGGCGCCAAGTGGGAGGTCACCAAGACGCCCCTGGATGACCTCAAATCTTTGGAAACTGACTTGTGGGCAAAAGGCAATCCTAGGGCGACCAGTGCCACACTCCGACGGATCTGGGCTGAAGGGGGGACTTTGTATGAAAAGAACGACAATGATGTGTTGAATGTAGAAGGTTTGGATTCCTTGGCAGATGCTGTGAAGCACGCGCTCGTAGGAGGGTACAAGGCCAATACCTTTTAG
- a CDS encoding hypothetical protein (EggNog:ENOG503P333; COG:J) produces the protein MADSDAPVTLRTRKFIRNPLLGRKQMVVDILHPGRANISKEDLREKLAALYKAQKDQVSVFGLRTQFGGGKTTGFALIYDSPEAMKKFEPRYRLVRVGLATKIERASRQQRKQRKNRQKTLRGTAKVKGPKPKKEK, from the exons atggccgacTCTGATGCCCCCGTAACCCTGCGCACGCGGAAGTTCATCCGCAACCCTCTGCTCGGCCGCAAGCAGATGGTCGT ggacatcctccaccccggTCGcgccaacatctccaaggaGGACCTCCGCGAGAAGCTCGCTGCCCTCTACAAGGCCCAGAAGGATCAAGTTTCCGTCTTCGGTCTCCGCACCCAGTTCGGTGGTGGCAAGACCACCGGCTTTGCCCTCATCTATGATTCCCCCGAGGCCATGAAGAAGTTCGAGCCCCGCTACAGACTCGTCCGTGTTGGCCTTGCCACCAAGATTGAGCGTGCTTCCAGACAGCAGC GCAAGCAGCGCAAGAACCGCCAGAAGACCCTCCGCGGTACTGCGAAGGTCAAGggccccaagcccaagaaggagaaataA